A single window of Desulfobulbaceae bacterium DNA harbors:
- a CDS encoding DegT/DnrJ/EryC1/StrS family aminotransferase, which yields MRVPLLDLHEQLKPLRDDILAGITEVLDSTGYIMGPRVEALEREVAAYCQAEQGVGVTSGTDALLAVLMALGIGPGDLVLTTPYTFVATIGCILRLGATPLFADIDPVTFNIDPKKAAAALADPACAGRVKAILPVHLFGQCADMGAIMALAQRHGLPVVEDAAQAIGAVYPWRQDGAVTWRRAGSMGVAGCFSFFPSKNLGGIGDGGMITVSDPELAARIRIIRVHGGEPKYHHAVLGGNFRLDPIQAVALSVKLPHLPTWHEARRRNAARYQALFTATGLVDKGEVSLPVAIYANEAQDSSGAIDYHIYNQYVIRVKNRDALKAYLQENGIGSEIYYPIPMHKQGCVAHLGMNDLSFPEAERAAAETLALPIYPELTESMQRLVVEAVAAYYVGISP from the coding sequence ATGCGCGTACCTCTGCTTGATCTGCACGAACAATTAAAACCCCTCCGGGACGACATCCTGGCCGGTATAACCGAAGTTCTGGATTCAACCGGATATATCATGGGGCCGCGCGTCGAGGCTCTTGAGCGTGAGGTCGCTGCCTACTGCCAGGCCGAGCAGGGAGTCGGAGTAACCAGCGGCACCGATGCCTTGTTGGCAGTGTTGATGGCATTGGGTATTGGCCCTGGCGATTTGGTTTTGACAACGCCCTATACTTTTGTTGCCACTATCGGCTGTATCTTGCGTCTTGGGGCGACCCCGCTTTTCGCTGATATCGATCCAGTGACCTTCAATATTGATCCGAAAAAGGCAGCCGCTGCCTTGGCTGATCCCGCCTGTGCCGGCAGGGTCAAGGCCATTTTGCCGGTGCATCTATTCGGTCAATGTGCCGATATGGGCGCCATTATGGCCCTGGCCCAGCGCCATGGACTGCCCGTGGTTGAAGATGCGGCTCAAGCTATCGGCGCTGTCTATCCCTGGCGGCAGGATGGGGCGGTGACGTGGCGGCGGGCGGGTTCGATGGGTGTTGCCGGTTGTTTCTCTTTTTTTCCGAGTAAGAACTTGGGAGGGATAGGTGACGGCGGCATGATCACGGTCAGTGATCCGGAACTGGCGGCGCGGATCAGGATTATCCGGGTCCATGGCGGGGAACCGAAATATCATCACGCTGTGCTGGGTGGTAATTTCCGCCTTGATCCGATTCAGGCCGTGGCACTCAGTGTGAAATTGCCTCATCTGCCCACCTGGCATGAGGCCAGGCGGCGCAATGCGGCGCGGTATCAAGCGCTCTTTACTGCGACTGGTTTGGTTGATAAAGGCGAAGTTTCGCTTCCTGTTGCTATCTATGCCAACGAGGCGCAGGATTCAAGCGGAGCTATCGATTATCATATTTACAATCAGTATGTCATCAGGGTGAAAAATCGTGACGCTTTAAAAGCTTATCTGCAGGAAAATGGCATTGGCTCCGAGATCTATTATCCTATCCCGATGCATAAACAGGGCTGTGTCGCCCATCTCGGAATGAATGATCTTTCTTTCCCCGAAGCTGAACGGGCGGCGGCTGAAACCTTGGCCTTGCCTATTTATCCCGAGTTGACCGAGTCGATGCAGCGTCTGGTGGTTGAGGCTGTTGCTGCCTATTATGTCGGGATCTCGCCGTAG
- the greA gene encoding transcription elongation factor GreA, protein MIERVPMSKTGYQRLREELGRLERRDRIEVIKAIEVARGHGDLKENAEYHAAKERQGHIECRILELKDKLGRAEVIDCSVLSGVRVVFGAQVALIDLDTDVEVEYTLLGPDESDVKSGSISVLSPIGRGLLGKEVGDEVIIQTPGGPRQFEVMGISASSQP, encoded by the coding sequence ATGATTGAGCGAGTTCCAATGTCAAAAACCGGCTATCAGAGGCTCCGGGAGGAGTTGGGCCGGTTGGAAAGACGTGATCGTATTGAAGTGATCAAGGCTATTGAAGTGGCTCGTGGTCATGGAGACTTGAAGGAAAATGCTGAATATCATGCCGCCAAAGAGCGGCAGGGGCATATAGAGTGCCGGATTCTGGAACTCAAGGATAAATTGGGCCGGGCTGAAGTGATTGACTGTTCAGTGTTGAGTGGCGTTCGGGTCGTCTTTGGCGCTCAAGTGGCTTTAATTGATCTCGATACTGACGTTGAGGTGGAGTATACCCTCCTTGGACCGGACGAGTCTGATGTGAAAAGCGGCAGTATTTCTGTCCTTTCTCCCATCGGCAGAGGTCTTCTTGGTAAAGAGGTGGGAGATGAGGTCATTATTCAAACACCTGGCGGGCCACGTCAGTTTGAAGTGATGGGGATCTCTGCGTCAAGTCAGCCCTAG
- a CDS encoding TetR/AcrR family transcriptional regulator has translation MKKSDKHQKILNAAIKVFGKKGFFNARISDIAKEADVADGTIYLYFNNKYDILLTLFEEEIGKLINDIREAISEKTDQREMLYIFALHHLRLVIEKKELAEVLQMELRQSGESIKEYRVTKFADYVNIISEIIHTGQENNIFRRDLKPGIIKRAFFGALDEMSRLWILNPNHHYTLEESAEEISDIFLNGIAAD, from the coding sequence GTGAAAAAAAGCGATAAGCACCAGAAAATACTCAACGCAGCTATCAAAGTCTTTGGGAAAAAGGGCTTTTTCAATGCCAGAATTTCGGACATTGCCAAGGAAGCCGACGTCGCAGACGGGACAATATATTTGTACTTCAACAACAAATACGACATTCTCCTCACCCTGTTTGAAGAGGAGATAGGCAAACTTATCAACGACATCAGGGAAGCAATCAGCGAAAAGACAGACCAGCGTGAAATGCTCTACATCTTTGCCCTCCACCACCTCCGCTTGGTGATTGAGAAAAAAGAGTTGGCAGAGGTTCTCCAGATGGAACTGAGGCAAAGCGGGGAGTCAATCAAAGAGTACCGGGTCACCAAATTTGCCGATTACGTCAATATCATCTCCGAGATAATCCACACCGGACAGGAAAACAACATCTTCCGCCGCGATTTAAAACCCGGGATCATCAAGAGAGCATTCTTCGGGGCGCTTGACGAGATGTCACGACTCTGGATACTCAATCCAAATCATCACTATACCTTGGAAGAGTCCGCCGAAGAGATCAGCGACATCTTCCTCAATGGCATTGCCGCCGATTGA
- the purD gene encoding phosphoribosylamine--glycine ligase, protein MNVLVVGSGGREHALVWKLRQSAKVEKIYCAPGNAGISSMAECVAIAANQVEQLADFAQAHAVGLTIVGPEEALTLGIVDIFTARGLRAFGPTKEAAALEGSKAFMKDLLQKYQIPSGFYQVFTDRDQAVRYIEQKGAPLVVKADGLAAGKGVIVAATIAEAVAAVDLILTDRTFGEAGSRVIVEEFLPGEEASFLAFTDGTTVLPLPTSQDHKAVFDGDKGPNTGGMGAYSPAPVVTEAIHRQVMDMVMIPTVKAMEAEGRPYKGILYAGLMINHGVAKVLEFNCRFGDPEAQPLLMRLETDLVDIVEAILDGRLNQVDLVIDPQPTVCVVMASGGYPGPYEKGRVIAGLESAFHSDVMVFHAGTAFRDGDIVTAGGRVLGITAKGRDLEEAIGLAYGAVARITWDGAYYRNDIGQKALRRKVSTVGIVMGSDSDLPVFAGCRDFLREMGISHEIIVASAHRTPERAATYATTARDRGLKVIIAGAGMAAHLAGVLAAHTTLPVIGVPIDSSSLNGLDSLLSTAQMPPGVPVATMGIGKAGARNAAILAAQILSVADQSMADRLTAFKAEMAAEVIAKSRAIETTA, encoded by the coding sequence ATGAATGTATTGGTTGTTGGTTCAGGTGGACGGGAACATGCCTTGGTTTGGAAATTGCGGCAGAGTGCCAAGGTCGAAAAAATTTATTGCGCTCCTGGCAATGCCGGGATCAGCAGTATGGCGGAATGTGTGGCTATTGCCGCCAATCAGGTTGAGCAATTGGCTGATTTCGCTCAAGCTCATGCTGTTGGCCTCACCATTGTAGGTCCGGAAGAGGCATTGACCTTGGGGATTGTGGATATTTTCACCGCCAGAGGGCTCAGGGCCTTTGGTCCGACAAAGGAGGCCGCCGCCTTGGAGGGTAGCAAGGCTTTCATGAAGGATCTGCTCCAGAAATATCAGATCCCGTCCGGATTTTACCAGGTCTTCACTGATCGAGATCAGGCGGTTCGTTATATTGAACAAAAAGGGGCGCCGCTGGTGGTCAAGGCCGATGGCCTGGCTGCTGGCAAGGGAGTAATTGTTGCGGCGACGATTGCAGAAGCTGTTGCGGCTGTCGATTTGATCTTGACTGATCGGACCTTTGGCGAGGCCGGCAGTCGAGTTATTGTTGAGGAGTTTCTTCCCGGTGAGGAGGCATCGTTTTTGGCCTTTACTGATGGCACGACAGTTCTACCATTGCCGACATCTCAGGATCACAAGGCGGTGTTTGACGGAGACAAGGGCCCGAATACCGGAGGCATGGGAGCTTATTCTCCAGCCCCGGTGGTGACAGAGGCGATCCATCGCCAGGTCATGGATATGGTTATGATTCCCACGGTTAAAGCGATGGAGGCAGAGGGGCGACCTTACAAGGGGATACTGTATGCTGGACTGATGATCAATCATGGTGTGGCCAAGGTTCTGGAATTTAATTGTCGTTTTGGTGATCCCGAAGCCCAACCCCTGCTGATGCGGTTGGAGACGGATCTTGTTGATATTGTCGAGGCCATTCTTGATGGGCGGCTTAATCAGGTCGATTTGGTCATCGATCCACAGCCTACGGTGTGTGTGGTCATGGCCTCTGGCGGCTATCCCGGTCCCTATGAAAAGGGCAGGGTGATTGCCGGGTTGGAGAGCGCCTTTCATAGTGATGTTATGGTTTTTCATGCCGGGACCGCATTTCGTGATGGTGATATTGTCACGGCTGGTGGCCGGGTTTTGGGTATTACCGCCAAGGGTCGGGACTTGGAGGAGGCGATTGGCTTGGCCTATGGCGCAGTCGCTAGGATTACCTGGGATGGGGCCTACTATCGTAATGATATTGGCCAAAAAGCTTTGAGGCGGAAGGTGAGCACGGTAGGGATCGTGATGGGGAGCGATTCAGACCTGCCCGTCTTTGCCGGGTGTCGAGATTTTTTACGGGAGATGGGTATCAGTCACGAAATTATTGTCGCCTCCGCCCACCGGACTCCTGAACGTGCTGCAACGTACGCTACTACCGCCCGTGACCGGGGGCTTAAGGTGATCATTGCCGGCGCTGGAATGGCTGCGCACTTGGCCGGAGTTCTGGCGGCACACACCACGCTGCCGGTGATTGGTGTTCCCATTGATTCGTCATCGCTGAATGGTCTTGACTCGTTGTTGTCCACGGCGCAAATGCCGCCCGGTGTCCCTGTCGCAACGATGGGGATTGGCAAGGCAGGCGCTCGCAACGCCGCTATTCTGGCTGCGCAGATTCTGTCTGTTGCTGACCAGTCCATGGCAGATCGCTTGACAGCCTTCAAGGCTGAGATGGCTGCTGAGGTGATCGCAAAATCAAGGGCCATCGAAACCACAGCATGA
- a CDS encoding threonylcarbamoyl-AMP synthase, with protein sequence MIDAHSATLTYDLQQALLVLRQGGVVAFPTETYYGLAVDPFNGHAVDHLFELKRRPAVKPVLVLIDGLDQLARLTVGVPEQFSSLMGAFWPGPLTLIFSALPSLCTQLTAGTGTIGLRISSHPFARQLCLLAGGAITATSANRSGSQPARTEQEVVAQFGHEVDWVVKGGPTRGGLASTIIAAKPGGGLRLVREGVIPFAEACSCLAMKSSAIDE encoded by the coding sequence ATGATTGATGCCCATTCGGCCACACTGACGTACGATCTGCAACAGGCCTTACTGGTTTTGCGGCAGGGAGGTGTGGTCGCCTTTCCTACTGAAACTTACTACGGCCTGGCCGTCGATCCTTTTAATGGCCACGCGGTGGACCATCTTTTTGAACTGAAGCGGCGGCCAGCCGTGAAGCCGGTCCTTGTTCTGATTGATGGTCTGGATCAACTTGCCCGCCTGACTGTTGGAGTGCCGGAACAGTTTTCCTCCCTGATGGGGGCATTCTGGCCTGGTCCCCTGACGTTGATCTTTTCTGCGTTACCTTCGCTCTGTACTCAGTTAACGGCCGGCACTGGTACGATTGGTCTTCGAATATCATCTCACCCCTTTGCTCGACAGTTGTGTCTCTTGGCTGGAGGAGCTATCACTGCTACCAGCGCCAATCGATCCGGGAGTCAGCCTGCACGGACCGAACAGGAGGTGGTCGCCCAATTTGGTCATGAAGTGGACTGGGTCGTCAAAGGTGGGCCGACCAGGGGCGGATTGGCATCAACGATTATTGCCGCAAAGCCAGGCGGCGGGTTGCGCTTGGTTCGTGAGGGTGTGATTCCTTTTGCTGAGGCGTGTAGTTGTCTTGCAATGAAAAGCTCTGCCATTGATGAGTGA
- a CDS encoding Hpt domain-containing protein has protein sequence MSDLKWDRSFAYEQSGEDPELLAELLSLLLESSRSDLQKIKDGLAAGNGQAVADAAHSIKGAAASLGFEGLRVAAYEIEKKGRANQLGEIDVTELGDLVAALVDLA, from the coding sequence ATGAGTGATTTGAAATGGGATAGGAGCTTTGCCTATGAGCAATCTGGCGAAGATCCTGAACTGCTGGCTGAACTGCTTAGCCTGTTATTAGAGTCATCGAGGAGTGATCTGCAGAAGATTAAGGATGGTCTCGCTGCCGGGAATGGTCAGGCCGTTGCCGACGCAGCCCACAGTATCAAAGGTGCGGCAGCCAGCCTCGGGTTTGAGGGTCTGCGGGTTGCGGCCTATGAGATTGAAAAAAAAGGTCGGGCCAATCAATTGGGCGAAATTGATGTTACTGAGCTTGGGGACCTTGTCGCGGCTCTGGTCGATTTGGCATAG
- a CDS encoding HDOD domain-containing protein, with the protein MFTSEQIIDKFNTSKTLPHVAIRVTQMVNDDNSTMRDFEEIIQMDPVLVSRLLKLVNSPYFGLSGRVDSIAKAVVMVGMKNLRNLVAVEGLRGMFHDEGNDGFSRQHLWLHSATVAILCDMIGKRIFGDAREDLFLAGIIHDIGYIAEDQVAGNELREACRRYQPGKNSFIACEREVIGTDHADVGYKLAKEWKMPPDVLIAIRDHHNMGKKPEPSSVCGIVQLSEYIAGKMKFSVLSDRVEPLPAHLVPHVKSMMDNYKVIVRDLPKEMERAKSLYSPEP; encoded by the coding sequence ATGTTCACCTCTGAACAAATAATCGATAAATTCAATACTTCTAAGACGTTGCCTCACGTGGCTATCCGGGTGACCCAGATGGTCAATGATGACAATAGTACCATGCGGGACTTTGAAGAGATTATTCAGATGGACCCGGTTCTGGTGTCTCGCCTCCTCAAATTGGTTAACAGCCCATATTTTGGGCTGTCTGGCAGAGTGGACTCAATCGCCAAAGCAGTAGTGATGGTGGGGATGAAAAATCTTCGTAATCTGGTAGCGGTTGAGGGCTTGCGTGGCATGTTTCACGATGAGGGCAATGACGGTTTCTCCCGCCAGCATCTCTGGCTGCATAGCGCTACCGTTGCCATCCTCTGCGATATGATCGGCAAACGTATCTTTGGTGATGCGCGGGAAGATCTGTTTCTAGCCGGGATTATTCATGATATCGGTTACATTGCCGAGGATCAGGTTGCTGGTAATGAACTGAGGGAGGCATGCCGACGGTATCAGCCAGGAAAAAATAGCTTTATTGCCTGTGAGCGAGAGGTGATTGGCACTGATCACGCCGATGTGGGGTACAAGCTGGCCAAGGAGTGGAAGATGCCCCCTGATGTCTTGATCGCCATTCGCGATCATCATAATATGGGAAAAAAACCTGAGCCATCGTCAGTCTGCGGTATTGTTCAATTGTCGGAGTATATTGCCGGCAAGATGAAATTTTCTGTTCTTTCTGATCGGGTAGAACCCTTGCCAGCACACCTGGTCCCCCACGTGAAATCGATGATGGATAATTATAAGGTGATTGTCCGGGATTTACCGAAGGAGATGGAGCGGGCCAAGAGTCTTTATTCCCCTGAGCCATGA
- a CDS encoding response regulator yields MNAMLDVDLDGIFEELEDKDARELRFMEHLAVALPTTYFQLHKDGGKVFCAGRETTPRVGVSSEVLDHLRQHGKFPDAQGVERVCPVVIDELDAVLFCWLPETMASYVDDPFVAEVVRAAVGQVQALRAAEAMDIENQQLSKQIGAMKAQHFELVENNHRQYLQLQEKDRNYASNLEAEIAQRTVDLRKANEELKEASRLKSEFLANMSHELRTPMNAIIGFSALLSESQLNPEQADYALTIKQSGDGLLSLINDILDFSKIEAGKLDISQELFSLPDIIKNVSAMFAKSSRDKGVAFRYEIGEDVPANLIGDGHRLKQVLINLAGNAMKFTKEGEVAIVISLVQAQEQVKVRFLVFDTGIGIPFDKQSAIFEKFTQADGSITRNYGGTGLGLAITCQLVGLMGGNVTLCSEVGVGSIFGFVLPFVVAEQTVAKQGAVAPQELSDGVVLRILLVEDNVVNQKLATILIKREGCEVVVAGDGVKALEALQVQEFDLILMDLQMPNMDGMEATRRIRALEACEERNSYLGLKERLSPVPIVGLSAHARKEDADEAKGAGMNDFLTKPIVRAKLVEVIRQIKSGEIGR; encoded by the coding sequence ATGAATGCCATGCTTGATGTTGATTTGGATGGAATTTTCGAGGAGCTTGAGGACAAGGATGCCCGTGAACTTCGATTCATGGAGCACTTGGCCGTCGCGCTGCCGACTACCTATTTTCAGCTTCACAAGGATGGAGGGAAGGTTTTTTGCGCCGGGAGAGAGACAACGCCTCGAGTCGGAGTCAGTTCTGAGGTTTTGGATCATCTGCGCCAACATGGAAAATTCCCGGATGCTCAGGGGGTTGAACGGGTTTGTCCGGTAGTAATTGATGAGTTGGACGCGGTGCTGTTCTGCTGGTTGCCGGAGACGATGGCCTCTTATGTTGATGATCCGTTCGTTGCTGAGGTGGTGCGGGCGGCAGTAGGTCAAGTCCAAGCTCTGAGGGCCGCCGAGGCCATGGATATCGAAAACCAGCAGTTGAGCAAGCAGATTGGGGCAATGAAGGCCCAGCATTTCGAATTGGTGGAAAACAACCATCGGCAGTATCTCCAGCTTCAGGAAAAAGATCGCAATTACGCCAGTAATCTGGAGGCCGAGATCGCCCAGAGGACAGTTGATCTCCGGAAGGCCAATGAAGAGCTGAAAGAGGCGAGTCGTTTGAAGAGTGAGTTCCTCGCTAATATGAGTCATGAGCTGCGAACTCCGATGAACGCGATTATTGGTTTTTCTGCACTCCTTTCCGAGTCGCAACTTAACCCGGAGCAGGCCGATTATGCCTTGACCATTAAGCAGTCTGGAGACGGGCTGCTGAGTCTGATTAATGATATCCTTGACTTTTCAAAGATCGAGGCAGGTAAGCTCGACATTTCCCAAGAGCTGTTCTCTCTGCCCGATATTATTAAAAACGTCTCCGCGATGTTTGCGAAGTCCTCGCGAGACAAAGGGGTTGCCTTCCGTTATGAGATTGGAGAGGATGTCCCTGCTAATCTCATAGGGGATGGACATCGGTTGAAGCAGGTGCTGATCAACCTGGCTGGAAACGCGATGAAATTCACCAAAGAGGGAGAGGTGGCGATTGTAATCTCTCTCGTGCAGGCGCAGGAGCAGGTGAAGGTGCGGTTTCTGGTGTTTGACACCGGGATTGGCATCCCTTTCGACAAGCAGTCGGCTATTTTTGAGAAATTTACTCAGGCCGATGGCTCTATTACCCGCAATTATGGAGGGACAGGTCTGGGGCTTGCCATTACCTGTCAGCTTGTGGGCTTGATGGGAGGTAACGTCACGTTGTGCAGCGAGGTGGGGGTGGGCAGTATCTTTGGCTTTGTACTCCCCTTTGTTGTGGCCGAACAGACTGTGGCGAAACAGGGCGCGGTGGCGCCGCAAGAGCTGTCCGATGGCGTCGTGCTTCGAATCTTGCTGGTTGAGGATAATGTGGTGAACCAGAAGCTTGCGACAATACTGATCAAGCGCGAGGGGTGTGAGGTGGTGGTGGCTGGTGATGGTGTCAAGGCCCTCGAGGCTTTACAGGTACAGGAATTTGATCTCATTTTGATGGACTTGCAGATGCCGAATATGGATGGCATGGAGGCGACCAGGCGGATCAGGGCGCTGGAGGCTTGTGAGGAGCGTAATTCCTATCTGGGCTTAAAAGAAAGGTTGTCGCCGGTGCCGATTGTCGGTTTAAGTGCCCACGCCCGCAAGGAAGATGCGGATGAGGCTAAGGGTGCAGGAATGAATGATTTTTTGACCAAGCCGATTGTCCGCGCTAAATTGGTCGAAGTGATTCGGCAAATCAAGTCCGGAGAGATAGGTAGGTGA
- a CDS encoding OmpA family protein, with product MKRSKSYHRLMLASCGLAVLLMSGCATTKENVALTNARETFNNAQSNPDVNRYAPLELQDAKRAIEQAENSLTAGEQNAQIEHLAYLAKQKAAIASEVAAMKKTDKELESASADRNKALLVGRTREAEHSFNKAEIARQEAENQRKEAENQRLAAEEALKEAQQKSLEAEQARQEAAAAEARAKKLEAEVADLQAKKTERGLVLTLGDVLFDTGKSDLKTGAYTTIEKLTTFLKEYPSRKIQIEGFTDSVGADEYNLGLSMHRAEAVRNALNGRGIELDRILYRGYGEMYPIASNDSAVGRQLNRRVEIIISDENGVIPARNR from the coding sequence ATGAAAAGGAGCAAGTCATACCATCGCTTAATGTTGGCGTCATGCGGCCTTGCCGTTCTCCTGATGAGCGGCTGTGCCACAACCAAAGAAAACGTTGCCTTAACCAATGCACGCGAGACCTTCAACAATGCGCAGAGCAATCCAGATGTCAATAGATATGCTCCCTTGGAGCTTCAGGATGCGAAACGTGCTATAGAACAAGCCGAAAACAGTTTGACAGCTGGTGAGCAGAACGCTCAAATCGAACATCTGGCCTACCTGGCAAAGCAAAAGGCCGCCATCGCCAGTGAAGTTGCCGCCATGAAAAAAACCGACAAAGAGCTGGAGTCCGCCAGTGCAGACCGGAACAAAGCCCTGCTGGTCGGCCGAACAAGAGAAGCGGAGCACTCCTTCAACAAGGCTGAAATAGCCAGACAGGAAGCTGAGAATCAACGAAAGGAAGCCGAAAATCAGCGTCTAGCCGCCGAGGAGGCGTTAAAAGAAGCTCAACAAAAATCCCTCGAAGCCGAACAGGCCCGACAGGAAGCGGCGGCGGCAGAGGCTAGGGCAAAGAAACTGGAGGCAGAGGTTGCAGACTTACAGGCAAAAAAGACAGAGCGTGGACTTGTCCTGACACTGGGAGATGTCCTGTTCGACACTGGCAAGAGCGATCTTAAGACCGGAGCATATACAACCATCGAAAAACTGACGACATTCTTGAAGGAATATCCGAGCCGAAAGATTCAGATTGAAGGGTTTACCGACAGCGTTGGCGCTGACGAATACAACCTTGGCCTCTCAATGCACCGCGCGGAGGCCGTTCGAAATGCCTTGAACGGTCGAGGAATAGAACTTGATCGTATCCTCTATCGCGGTTACGGTGAAATGTACCCAATTGCCAGCAATGATTCAGCGGTAGGGCGTCAATTGAATCGACGCGTAGAGATTATCATCTCAGACGAAAATGGAGTGATTCCGGCACGTAACCGGTAA
- a CDS encoding DUF4398 domain-containing protein produces the protein MKMRSKMMLLLVAFGLTACGSKYPPPDSQISLANSAISKAESAGAYEAAPVELKAAREKINEAKRLMQLEDNLSAQRVAEQAIVDANLAEAKARTAKSHKAVNEVKESIRTLQEEIDRKSVR, from the coding sequence ATGAAAATGAGATCAAAAATGATGTTATTGTTGGTCGCTTTCGGACTGACCGCCTGCGGGAGCAAGTATCCTCCGCCAGATTCACAGATCTCCTTGGCGAACTCAGCAATCAGTAAGGCAGAAAGCGCCGGGGCATACGAAGCAGCGCCAGTCGAGCTCAAGGCAGCTCGAGAAAAAATCAATGAGGCAAAACGCCTGATGCAGTTGGAAGACAACCTCTCCGCCCAACGAGTAGCAGAGCAAGCCATCGTTGATGCAAACCTTGCAGAGGCAAAAGCACGGACTGCCAAAAGCCATAAGGCCGTCAATGAAGTCAAAGAGAGTATCCGTACCCTGCAAGAAGAAATTGACAGAAAGTCCGTTCGCTGA
- a CDS encoding response regulator, translating to MTKNTILIVEDEEKLASVVGDYLRQAGFDPHWITNGLAVVEWVREHLPTLILLDLMLPGRDGMEICKEIRTFSTVPIIMVTARVEEIDRLLGFEFGADDYICKPFSPRELVARVKAILRRENQGQTKSPSGLILDETRYLATVNGQALDLTAVEFRLLQILVASPGRIFGRQQLMDRIYQDQRIVSDRTIDSHIKKLRKKIAAVLSGQEIIHSVYGVGYKYEQDSD from the coding sequence ATGACGAAAAACACCATACTGATCGTCGAGGATGAAGAAAAACTTGCTTCCGTTGTCGGCGACTATCTACGCCAAGCCGGATTCGATCCACACTGGATCACCAACGGCTTAGCCGTCGTAGAGTGGGTCAGGGAGCACCTGCCAACACTTATTCTGCTCGATCTGATGCTACCAGGACGGGACGGGATGGAGATCTGCAAAGAGATCAGAACGTTCTCCACCGTACCCATTATCATGGTCACAGCCAGAGTCGAGGAGATCGACCGGCTCCTCGGCTTTGAATTCGGCGCTGACGACTATATCTGTAAACCCTTCAGCCCCAGAGAATTAGTGGCCCGAGTCAAGGCTATACTGCGCCGGGAAAATCAAGGCCAGACCAAATCACCTTCAGGCCTGATCTTAGACGAAACCCGTTATCTGGCCACTGTCAACGGCCAAGCGCTCGATCTTACTGCCGTCGAATTCCGGCTCCTGCAGATCCTCGTTGCCAGCCCAGGAAGGATCTTCGGTCGCCAACAACTCATGGATCGAATCTACCAAGACCAACGAATCGTCAGCGACCGTACCATCGACAGCCACATCAAAAAACTCCGCAAGAAGATTGCTGCCGTGTTGTCCGGTCAGGAGATCATCCACTCCGTCTATGGCGTTGGTTACAAGTATGAACAGGACAGTGATTGA